Proteins encoded within one genomic window of Setaria italica strain Yugu1 chromosome IV, Setaria_italica_v2.0, whole genome shotgun sequence:
- the LOC101782280 gene encoding TBC1 domain family member 5 homolog A — translation MTMPGSPARPGFSALRGARWRADLGVLPDSPAVSIDELRRAAADSRRRYANLRRRLLIDPHLSKDEEAGPDLVVENPLSQNPESTWGQYFRNAELEKMLNQDLSRLYPELGDFFQTSTCQSMLGRILLVWSLRYPEFGYRQGMHELLAPLLYVLHADVQHFKQVRDLHEELLDDDFDGQTFPDRSKLNRSDRKNNVEGRTNKIRSLADLDPDTRDLFSINDAYGAEGELGIILSEKFMEHDAYSMFENLMNGAQGVVAITDFYSLSPSPESSSGLTPVREASSAIYHLLASVDSSLHSHLVELGVEPQYFALRWLRVLFGREFSLDNLLFIWDEIFSSPNHSYCTDIRSRADYQFKVLCSPRGALILSMAVSMMLHLRSSLLGSEHATSCLVRLLNFPEDIDIKSLIEKATLLQSFALEANLPSSPVRGKSLLTKPNYWEETWKILQSSIDQKGGGVFKMKGRGFLRRSWSNTESNVSRSKAANLQNKNLTSTRQSAIDELHNTDVVPAKLINSVPHMPIEEQKDHVGQSTLEATGSNSKNACETGQHDGYCSTSGEIGDPLGASGYLSRSSSTSLSCGTEYDHDTHHVEEPCVPRDDNVVNDPDPLPLHGGRTDEVATTMDRTSGIADTHPVQHQNPTIAEGGQKETLAIGSISNVSDKELTRTLRSLGESMVENIQAIEFLVEILEKSMPRSTEQAKAVAALKELRKISDLLRQI, via the exons ATGACAATGCCGGGGTCTCCGGCGAGGCCGGGCTTCTCGGCCCTCCGCGGCGCCCGGTGGCGGGCCGATCTCGGCGTCCTCCCCGACTCCCCCGCCGTCTCCATCGAcgagctccgccgcgccgccgcggactCCCGCCGGAG ATATGCTAATCTGCGGCGAAGGCTGTTAATAGATCCCCATCTTTCCAAGGATGAAGAAGCTGGCCCTGACTTGGTTGTGGAGAATCCACTATCACAGAACCCAG AAAGCACCTGGGGCCAATATTTCAGAAATGCAGAGCTTGAGAAAATGCTTAACCAAGATCTGTCCCGGCTGTATCCTGAATTGGGGGACTTCTTTCAAACAAGCACATGTCAGTCTATGCTTGGACGTATATTGTTAGTATGGAGCCTTAGATACCCAGAGTTTGGTTACAGACAAG GAATGCATGAACTCTTAGCTCCTCTTCTCTATGTCCTTCATGCTGATGTGCAGCACTTCAAACAAGTCAGGGACCTTCATGAAGAACTTTTGGATGATGATTTTGATGGCCAAACTTTTCCAGATCGGTCAAAGCTGAACAGAAGTGACAGGAAAAACAATGTTGAAGGTAGAACAAATAAAATTAGAAGTTTGGCTGACCTTGATCCAGATACTAGGGATCTTTTCTCAATAAATGACGCATACGGAGCAGAGGGTGAGCTGGGCATTATTTTATCAGAAAAGTTTATGGAGCATGACGCATACTCTATGTTTGAGAATTTGATGAATGGTGCCCAAGGAGTGGTTGCTATCACTGACTTCTATTCTCTCAGTCCTTCACCAGAATCGAGCAGCGGTTTAACACCAGTAAGGGAGGCATCATCTGCAATATATCACTTGCTTGCTAGTGTGGATTCCTCTCTTCATAGTCACCTTGTGGAATTGGGAGTGGAACCTCAGTACTTTGCATTGCGATGGCTCCGTGTCCTATTTGGTCGTGAATTCTCACTTGACAATCTTCTGTTTATTTGGGATGAGATTTTCTCTTCTCCTAACCATTCATATTGTACCGACATCAGGAGTAGGGCAGATTATCAGTTTAAAGTCTTATGTTCTCCTCGTGGTGCACTAATTTTGTCAATGGCAGTCTCAATGATGCTTCATCTTAGATCCTCCTTGTTAGGGAGTGAACATGCCACTTCTTGCCTAGTGAGGTTGTTAAATTTTCCAGAAGATATTGACATAAAGAGCTTAATCGAGAAAGCTACGTTATTGCAATCTTTTGCCCTTGAAGCAAATCTTCCTTCATCTCCTGTGAGAGGAAAATCTCTCTTGACTAAACCAAACTATTGGGAAGAGACATGGAAGATCCTCCAATCATCAATAGACCAAAAGGGTGGTGGTGTGTTCAAGATGAAGGGAAGGGGCTTCTTGAGAAGAAGCTGGTCTAACACTGAATCAAATGTTTCCAGAAGCAAGGCTGCTAATCTCCAAAACAAAAATTTGACTTCAACTAGGCAGTCCGCTATTGATGAACTTCACAATACTGATGTAGTTCCTGCAAAGCTCATTAATAGCGTGCCACACATGCCTATAGAAGAACAAAAGGATCATGTTGGCCAAAGTACTTTGGAGGCTACTGGGAGTAATTCAAAGAATGCATGTGAGACAGGCCAGCATGATGGCTACTGTTCAACTTCAGGTGAAATTGGGGATCCTCTTGGAGCTAGTGGGTATTTATCCAGGAGCAGCAGCACCTCTTTGTCATGTGGTACTGAATACGATCATGATACCCATCATGTGGAAGAACCATGTGTTCCCCGTGATGACAATGTGGTTAATGATCCTGATCCACTCCCTCTGCATGGAGGTAGAACTGATGAAGTAGCAACCACAATGGATCGTACATCTGGAATAGCAGATACCCATCCAGTTCAACACCAAAATCCAACTATAGCTGAAGGTGGCCAAAAGGAAACATTGGCAATAGGTTCAATTTCAAATGTGTCTGATAAAGAGTTAACCAGAACATTAAGATCTCTCGGTGAATCAATGGTTGAGAACATTCAG
- the LOC101780690 gene encoding caffeoylshikimate esterase-like has product MSNGGEHWLLAACGIKLATAGYGVFGIDYEGHGKSMGARCYIQKFENLVADCDRFFKSICAMEDYRNKSRFLYGESMGGAVALLLHRKDPIFWDGAVLVAPMCKISEKVKPHPVVITLLTQVEEIIPKWKILPTKDVIDSAFKDPVKREKIRKNKLIYQDKPRLKTALELLRTSMDVEDSLSEEEAPARREWPRPRRRGRHLQEVLMSTDDIPPSSDVDAIILRFLRHFRDPRDASRVDQGRRALMGNM; this is encoded by the exons ATGTCTAATGGTGGGGAACATTGGTTACTGGCAGCATGTGGGATCAAGCTTGCCACAGCAGGGTATGGTGTGTTTGGGATTGATTATGAGGGCCACGGCAAGTCCATGGGTGCCAGGTGCTACATCCAGAAGTTTGAAAATCTTGTGGCTGACTGCGACAGGTTCTTCAAGTCCATCTGTG CCATGGAGGATTACAGAAACAAAAGCCGATTCTTGTACGGCGAGTCCATGGGAGGAGCCGTGGCTCTACTGCTGCACAGGAAGGATCCGATCTTCTGGGACGGTGCTGTCCTTGTAGCGCCAATGTGCAAG ATATCAGAGAAAGTGAAACCACACCCCGTCGTGATCACCCTCCTGACGCAGGTGGAAGAGATCATCCCGAAGTGGAAGATACTCCCCACCAAAGACGTCATCGACTCTGCGTTCAAGGACCCTGTGAAGCGCGAAAAG ATCAGGAAGAACAAGCTCATCTACCAGGATAAGCCCCGGCTTAAGACAGCACTGGAGCTGCTCAGAACAAGCATGGATGTGGAAGATAGCCTGTCAGAG GAGGAGGCTCCCGCCCGTCGAGAATGGCCACGGCCACGACGGCGCGGTCGTCACCTCCAGGAGGTCCTCATGTCCACCGATGACATCCCGCCGTCCTCCGACGTCGACGCCATCATCCTCCGATTCTTACGCCACTTCAGGGACCCGCGCGACGCCAGCCGTGTCGACCAG GGAAGAAGAGCATTGATGGGAAATATGTAA